Proteins encoded by one window of Azospirillum brasilense:
- a CDS encoding gamma-glutamyltransferase family protein, whose product MNVARPGMVTSPHPLASEAGAAVLARGGTAIEAAVAIAASLSVVMPHFCGIGGDAIWLVADRQGRQRCFLGIGQAAGRLPAHDAAIPLRGPASTITSACAVDSWDRALAYSAAQWGGTQPFADLVAPAIALARDGYIPARSQHFWFDFRRDEIPHWGRFAEHFSAVPGEPFTQPGLARSLSLLAEDGCRSFYDGRLGRQLAEGLADAGSPLRAADLAATRTREEAPVSLDYRGLTLLAPPAPTQGLSTLAIMGILGHFDLAALPPSSPLRYHLLVEAVKQAFLDRQLIADPDGSAPPPWDVLDPRRLADKASAIEPGRALAWPHPYRHGDTVFFAATDEQGRCASVLQSTYFDWGSGVLVGDTGVLWQNRGAAFSTVPGDRNAIKPGKRPFYTLNPGIALKNGKPHLLYGTQGADGQPQTLSVLLTGLIDYGMTPEEALAQPRFLLGRTFSDSRDSLKIEASLGEAAIGRLAALGHEVAPLPALSPIFGQAGAIRLTDAGTVSGAHDPRGEGEALRSIDPPRT is encoded by the coding sequence ATGAACGTCGCCCGGCCGGGAATGGTCACCAGCCCGCACCCCCTGGCGTCCGAGGCCGGGGCCGCCGTCCTGGCGAGGGGCGGCACCGCCATCGAGGCGGCGGTCGCCATCGCCGCCAGCCTGTCCGTCGTCATGCCGCATTTCTGCGGGATCGGCGGCGACGCCATCTGGCTGGTGGCGGACCGGCAGGGTCGGCAACGCTGCTTCCTCGGCATCGGGCAGGCGGCGGGCCGGCTTCCCGCCCATGACGCCGCGATCCCCCTGCGTGGCCCCGCCTCGACCATCACCTCGGCCTGCGCGGTCGACAGTTGGGACCGTGCGCTCGCCTACAGCGCCGCTCAATGGGGCGGCACCCAACCCTTCGCCGACCTCGTCGCCCCCGCCATCGCCCTGGCCCGGGACGGCTACATCCCCGCCCGCTCGCAGCATTTCTGGTTCGATTTCCGGCGCGACGAGATCCCGCACTGGGGACGCTTCGCGGAACATTTCAGCGCCGTCCCCGGCGAACCCTTCACGCAGCCCGGTCTTGCCCGCAGCCTTTCCCTGCTGGCCGAGGACGGCTGCCGGTCCTTCTATGACGGGCGGCTCGGACGGCAACTGGCCGAGGGATTGGCCGACGCGGGCTCTCCCCTCCGTGCCGCGGATCTGGCAGCGACCCGGACGCGGGAAGAGGCCCCGGTCAGCCTGGACTACCGCGGGCTGACCCTGCTGGCCCCGCCCGCGCCGACGCAGGGCCTTTCCACATTGGCGATCATGGGCATCCTCGGCCACTTCGACCTGGCGGCCCTGCCCCCCTCCAGCCCGCTCCGCTACCACCTGCTGGTCGAGGCGGTGAAGCAGGCCTTCCTGGATCGACAACTCATCGCCGATCCCGACGGCTCCGCGCCACCGCCCTGGGACGTCCTCGACCCGCGGCGTCTGGCCGACAAGGCCTCCGCCATCGAACCGGGACGCGCCCTGGCTTGGCCCCATCCCTACCGCCACGGCGACACGGTCTTCTTCGCCGCAACCGACGAGCAGGGGCGCTGCGCGAGCGTTCTGCAGAGCACCTATTTCGATTGGGGCAGCGGTGTGCTGGTCGGCGACACCGGGGTCCTCTGGCAGAACCGCGGCGCGGCCTTCTCGACCGTTCCCGGCGACCGCAACGCGATCAAGCCCGGCAAGCGGCCCTTCTACACCCTGAACCCCGGCATCGCCCTCAAGAACGGGAAGCCCCACCTCCTCTACGGCACCCAGGGCGCGGACGGCCAGCCGCAGACGCTTTCCGTTCTGCTCACCGGTCTGATCGATTACGGCATGACGCCCGAGGAGGCGCTCGCCCAGCCCCGCTTCCTGCTGGGACGGACGTTCTCCGACAGCCGTGACAGTCTCAAGATCGAGGCGTCCCTGGGCGAGGCCGCGATTGGGAGGCTTGCCGCCCTGGGGCATGAGGTGGCGCCCCTGCCGGCCCTGTCGCCGATCTTCGGTCAGGCCGGGGCCATCCGCCTCACCGATGCGGGGACCGTTTCAGGCGCCCACGACCCACGCGGCGAAGGCGAGGCGCTTCGATCCATCGATCCGCCGCGGACGTGA